A section of the Scylla paramamosain isolate STU-SP2022 chromosome 33, ASM3559412v1, whole genome shotgun sequence genome encodes:
- the LOC135089602 gene encoding oplophorus-luciferin 2-monooxygenase non-catalytic subunit-like, giving the protein MKVLLVLAVVVGGCVFALPPQYIHHRHQPLETSQNTTSYIKGKETQVLPHQQKFDMKGKEANVVYHDNKLASQEDKTHNIRDKHRRSHYIPRNTEARILDMNRRYPSRGKLKTLPGLAKLSKEDMPQTNTTNPMECSFACPQAESITPCICDPCARAMNCSAVDSLRKLFTIFHTAAFPNPRFESFLLVSPLLKSYKGSARSDTFLANTFGDVSFTSIWVESMASLTVVETGAFKGSENTLISLVFRWNYGLTHFPFNEIAKMEVLQKLEVSGSSFNTLLAFPYNPRLSSLFLDDNRIESIPPRVFSELSNLMYLDLAYNSLYELNKDSLHFSSQDVIAFLDHNAITYIDERTFSGQQPILLDVSYNALTGLDQGVFQPVLDNIIDNDDDSYVDATNNPLQCPSISWLLENSMYLYFMALPEPPAPLQVEVVLRC; this is encoded by the exons ATGAAAGTTCTCCTTGTATTAGCAGTTGTGGTAGGTGGCTGTGTGTTTGCTTTGCCGCCACAATAcatccaccaccgccaccagccccTCGAGACCTCACAGAACACTACCTCATACATCAAGGGGAAGGAAACACAGGTCCTGCCTCATCAACAAAAGTTtgatatgaaaggaaaagaagcaaatgtGGTGTATCATGACAATAAACTCGCAAGTCaggaggacaaaacacacaatatTCGAGACAAGCACAGAAGGTCTCATTACATCCCGAGGAACACTGAAGCCAGAATTCTTGACATGAACAGGAGATACCCAAGTCGAGGAAAGCTGAAGACACTGCCAGGTCTGGCAAAGCTCAGCAAGGAAGACATGCCAcagaccaacaccaccaacccCATGGAATGTTCATTTGCCTGTCCTCAAG CCGAGAGCATCACACCCTGCATCTGTGACCCTTGCGCCCGGGCCATGAACTGCTCCGCCGTGGATTCTTTGCGGAAGCTGTTCACCATTTTCCACACTGCAGCATTCCCTAACCCAAG gTTTGAGTCATTTTTGCTGGTGTCCCCCTTACTGAAGAGTTACAAAGGTAGTGCCCGCTCAGACACTTTCCTTGCCAACACTTTCGGGGATGTCTCCTTCACCAGCATATGGGTGGAGAGCATGGCATCTCTCACAGTAGTGGAAACTGGGGCATTCAAGGGCAGCGAAAACACCCTCATCAGTCTTGTCTTCAGATGGAACTACGGTCTCACCCACTTCCCCTTCAATGAG ATTGCTAAAATGGAAGTGCTGCAGAAACTGGAGGTATCAGGGAGCAGTTTCAACACCCTGCTGGCCTTCCCTTATAACCCAAGGCTCTCCAGTCTTTTCCTGGACGACAATCGCATCGAAAGCATTCCTCCACGGGTATTCTCTGAGCTCTCCAACCTCATG TATCTGGACTTGGCATACAACAGTCTGTATGAGCTGAATAAGGACAGCCTGCACTTCTCGTCCCAAGATGTGATAGCGTTCCTGGATCACAATGCCATTACATACATTGATGAGCGTACCTTTAGCGGACAACAGCCTATCCTTCTTGATGTCTCCTATAATGCCCTTACAGGCCTGGACCAGGGTGTCTTTCAG CCTGTACTGGACAACATTAttgacaacgacgacgacagcTATGTGGACGCCACCAACAACCCTCTCCAGTGCCCCTCCATATCCTGGCTGTTGGAAAATTCAATGTACCTCTACTTCATGGCCTTACCTGAGCCCCCTGCACCCCTGCAAGTTGAGGTGGTCCTGAGATGCTAA